A section of the Ptychodera flava strain L36383 unplaced genomic scaffold, AS_Pfla_20210202 Scaffold_28__1_contigs__length_4768798_pilon, whole genome shotgun sequence genome encodes:
- the LOC139127028 gene encoding uncharacterized protein, whose amino-acid sequence MAEKKKRRLAGTSSSFRPISSYFGGNGKFEKEKGCESPSGKKSPQKYDRDDSRSLRNGWFSEFPWLIHDRTGGLLKCKMCIDANLQNVFTSGKPDKAPKKDDLTKHARTKEHRFAASRPVLQRDMKCATSSAYSKIKDSIVAQLRTVYTMAKEQLSSRKMEALMEMQVLNVGM is encoded by the exons ATGGCGGAAAAAAAGAAACGTCGTCTGGCGGGTACCAGCAGTAGTTTTAGGCCAATTTCGTCGTACTTTGGAGGAAATGGCAAATTTGAGAAGGAAAAAGGCTGTGAATCGCCAAGTGGAAAAAAATCTCCCCAGAAATACGATCGAGACGATTCAAGATCGTTGCGAAACGGCTGGTTCAGTGAGTTTCCGTGGCTGATACATGACCGCACCGGAGGTTTGTTGAAGTGCAAGATGTGCATAGACGCCAACTTGCAAAACGTATTTACAAGTGGAAAACCGGACAAAGCACCGAAGAAAGACGATCTTACCAAGCATGCCAGAACAAAAGAACACAG GTTTGCTGCCAGTAGACCAGTTTTGCAACGTGATATGAAATGTGCCACTTCTTCAGCGTATAGCAAAATTAAAGATAGTATTGTTGCCCAGTTACGGACTGTCTATACTATGGCTAAAGAGCAGTTGTCCAGTAGGAAAATGGAAGCTTTGATGGAGATGCAGGTGTTGAACGTAG GGATGTGA